Within the Setaria viridis chromosome 3, Setaria_viridis_v4.0, whole genome shotgun sequence genome, the region GGGAGGCGCGCTACGCCGCGCCTACTTCGTCCACGTGCATTACGCTTGCATGGTCGTCTCGAGGATTTAGGATTTTTTGTTGGTTTGTTGTTTCGATAGCTGGTGTTACGAACGCTAATGGGCTATGCAAATTACGTTTTCAATTCCTATAGTACTCCTTacatatttatttttaatatttgaAAGAAAGGCATGAAAGAAGTAGAGCTACAACATATGTAACAATGTAGATGACAAAAGGTACATATAGACATCAAAGAGGTTCTTCGTTAGGTTTCCATTTGCGATTTAGGGAGCATACATTCAACGTACATCATTGCGAAAACGACCTCAAACGGAGTAGGTACAGTAGTCCTAGAAAAGATAGATCAGTGATCCAAATCCTGGACAAAAGAGAATTAGCTAACTTTAGGCAGTGCAAGCCACATCAACTGAATGGATAATGTGGATGTACAGTAGTTCTCTTGTCTCATTGATTTTTCAAGTGTTCGTTGAGGATGATAACACAAAGCTGAGGCAATCATAGTTTAGTTGGTATTTGGTGTACTGCaattaaaaaaggcaaaaaTTTTCAGAGGTTAAATGAGATAGGCTGGTCTCTTGCACAGGATATTGTTAGGTAACATATGAGGCTATGGATAAATGGGAATTAATGGGCGACTAAATTGAAATAGTTCAAAGCATCTAATTAGGGGGGGGGGATTGCTGCAAACAGACTACATCAAATTGTTACACCATGGAACCTGCTATCAGCGAAGAAATATCTTAATTAGGACTTAGGAGATGAAGGAAGGTGCAGAAGTACAAAAAGACTGGTACAATCAGATACAAACGTCAAGGTCTGTAAACACATACAATCTGTAAAATATGCAAAGAGGCACACAAGTGCAGGTACAAATAGAAAGGCTCATCATCATGAAAATAACTTTGGAACCCACGCACTTTGAATCGACACTGTTTTAATAATACTATAAGGAACTGAGAGTAGATAGTTATGTTAACATTGACTGACTAAGGTTCACATGGATAGATGCATATGATGAAATTCCTGCTGGTTGATAAAAAGGCGAAACAAAAGGCAATGTAAAGGTCATTCGCTTGCcatctttttttccccctttttgaGAAATCGAAAGAGGGAAAAATAGAGGTCACCAACAACAACCGTCACAACAACACAATGTTACGGACCTTTGGAGTCTGCATTGATCTATCGATCAGGAACCTACCACAGAGGTCAACTCTGACGACACTAATTGTTTATGTATGCTCCAATGTATGCTCCAAGCACCTTTAGAACTGAACTAAGTTTAGACAAATTGAACATTTAAACCTATCATCATGAAATCTCCAACAAAAGCTACTACATGCCGTAAAGGATTTTTGTTGCTCTTAGAACCGCACTTGCAATTGGACTATTGGAGGCCACCATGGAAAAACAGAACAGTTATTGGCAAGGTTGCTTCAGAGCACACACAGCAAGAATTTGTCAAGCAACTCGTCTATGCTACAGCTCCAACCTCCAGCTCTGGTGCGTCAAATTCTTGTCCTGACGCCTAACCTAATGGCCCAACTACCGGAAATCACATCGATTACATTTTACACACATACGATTGGAACTTCCTACGATCCTTCCGAATGTGCAGAAAAATTGAAAGCAGAGGAGGATAATGAGCCATGTCCTAGCAATGCAACAAAGACAGAGGGATGCATGGCGTATGGTTTGCATACACGCAGAAGGTGCAGAGATCGTTAGCGGAGCGGACGGCGGCCTCGATGTCGATCCCAGTTCCCAAAGCCTTCGGCTGCGTCCACAGCGGAGAGATGAGCGCACGGGAGGAAGCAGTACTGCAGCTACAACCTGCAAAACTAAGGAAGATGCAGCTTACAGTTTCCCCTCAAAGACCGCTCGCGGCAGCACGCTGCTCTTGCCGCATGGCCGTGACTGGCAGCATCAGGTCGGCTCTAGCGGGGGATACCAAATCAAGTTGCTGCCTCAACATCTCCCGAGATGATGGTAAGGAGCCCGTTGGCTGGAAGAGGGGGAAGGCTGTTAGTGCAACCAAACGGAGGGTGGAGAAGAGGGACGGCCGCCGATGATGAATACAGGTCGGTTGGACTGAAAAGCCAGCTTGCAGGACCCCGCGACGACATCTAAGGAAGCGGAGGAGGTAAAGGATTATAAGAAGAACGCAAAGGAGGCGAGATCGTGGGGACGGATCTGACGAGGTGTTGGGAcctggctaaactttagcacacgttatattggatgtttggatactaataagaagtattaaacatagtttaattacaaaacttaattagatttaatagattcatgtcgtgaattagactccatctgtgcaattagttttgtaattagctcatgtttgatccttctaattagtatccgaacatccgatgtgatcctactaaagtttagcaccacgTATCCAAACATCCTGGGGAAAAGAGAGAGGGGATGGCAGTAGCATTGGCAGCATGCGGAGGCTTCGATTTCTTTGCGACGCAAGGACGACGCCTCGTGTAGGAGGCACGTGAATTGGCGGACACGTGGCAATCAACGCCTGCCGCCCAGCATCGACGGCGCGATTGGCTACCAGCGCAATGCTGAAGCCACGCGGCGAGCAAGCATGCGCCGAAAACGGATGGTCCCCGATTCTTTATGCAATATAACTACCTACTATAGGTAGGCTTACGTGGTGATAAAGTTTGGACAAGTTTTAGATCCTATTTagatacacaatgctaaactagcacagtgctaaattttagcaccatcaaatggagtgctaaagtttagtacttgaggttgtttggatacagtgctaaagtttagcacattgggtgagaaatgactacattgccctcatttatgactggcttggggaaaagtggagaggagagagagggggcaactagggaaaaagtgagcttggggaccacttttagcacccattagcaccttttagcaccccttgggtgtgctaaagaaaacaagggtgctaactttagcactcaccttttagcacccctgtttgggagttcaagtgctaaaagtgtgctaaaagtgaggtgctaaagtttagcacccctttccaaacacccccttaaccaTGTAAAAAAGTTATTGGGAGCTGTTACCCTCCATAAGCTAACTGAATCAGCCTGTTCATCTCCAATATTGATACATGCCTCTACAGTTCTCCTGCTTGCTGTGACAGTGTGGGGGTAGCACTGCTTGCTGTGCTAAACGTGTGTAACCTTGATGCAAACTGTGTGTATAAGAGTATAGCCTAAAATCAGTTCTAGtataggagagagaaaaatttaGATATTTTAAAGCTGTCCTCTCAAACAGCATATCTAAAATTGACGACCTATAATCCTTTCTACAATCCTTTCAGGGActaatttacaaataaaatcTTTTTTCAAGAACTAATTCATAACTTACACTCATCTTCTTCgactcttcttcctctcatCCCGTCGTCGGCTCCCACCTTGAGCCGCCGCTCGCCCCACCCATGCAGGCGTGcagctcctcttcttctccctctctcctccctcgccgccttctcctccttcccccgccgcccctctcctcccagGCCCGGCGCCCTCTATTCCCTCCCATTACCTCCTCTGCTCACCCACATCGGTATCATGGCAACCTCGCCATCCGAGCTCGAGTCAATTTGGCATGGCAGCTCGAGTCGACGACCACGATCACGATCTACTCCGGGTCAATTTGGCATGGCAGGTCCACTCGTCATCGGTTTGGTGCGAGATACTCCGTGTCGTGTACGTATGCAGCTCGGTAGTCCGGGAGGCTGGAGAAAAACCGAAAAACAACGGGGCCTTCGCCGTCACAAGTCGGGTGAAAAGCAGCAACAAAAAAGAAGTCGGATGAAAAGCAAGGGCGAGACGACCGCGCGAGGGAATGGAGAGCTCCCCACGCAACGCAATCGCCGTGCTTGCTTGACGTTTCTGCCCGTCTGACCGTGATCTATGTAGAAACAGAACGTCCTAGGTGGGGCCAAATCACCCAAAAGTGTCGTTCATATGTCGTGTCTCGGCTCACTACTGGGCTACTGGCGGCTCGGAATCGTCTAGTCAGGCAGTTGCCATTTTTTAGGCTTATGACCTTCTGAATTTTTGTATTTCGTTGGGGGCGCCAGGATTCAGGAAGGAGGAAATTTGGGAGCATGCGTATCAGCATTCAGCAAGGATGTATGGaaattctttctttctcttaTTATCTAGGTGGGCGCTCCTTAACCGTATAATAATTAGCATATGAATTATAGATCAGGCCATACAGATTTAGTACCATTAGATTTATATTTGAAAAATGCTTTTATGTGATGTCAATTTCAAATTCATAAATGTGCAATGCACGTGGAATTTGGAGCTAAAGAACCGTGGTGCATGGTATTTGAGGCAAAGGTACAACTGATCAGCTATCCATCTGATGATGTTTCCCAAAACTTAGCAAGGTGTCGTAGTAAAGAAAGTTGACTTAATTAGTGTTTCTGCACTCAGCAGCACGTGGAACTAAGCCTCACATACAGAAATATCTTGATAGTTAGTGGTATATTGGCCTGCAAAGGATATAAGAATTTTGCAAACTGAGAGTAGCTAGGTTGATTTTCTTATGGTCTACTTAGGTTTAAGTCTCCGGTTCGACGGCATAATCGTCGGAGTAGTAGCGTGCATGTATACCAGCATTCACATTTATGTACCgtgctaaagaaaaaaaaagaagagagaatttcagaaggaaaaaataaaggaTAAGCTTTTGAAATTTGGCAGAAGATctttatatgaaaatatgaAGTATTGCAAGGTCCAATTTGTAAAAAAAGATCTCCGTTAAACCTGAACCAGAAGAATTAGTGGCGGCAGAGGCAGTGTCAAAATGGCACAGCGCAGTCCCGCAAAGAAAAGCAAACCCCTTGCCGCCGCCCCCCCCTCGTTCGAGTCCGATCTTGCTGGAGGTTAACCAATGGCTCCCCCTCtcctctcgccgccgctgctcgccgAACCACTCGTGGCGCTGCCGCGCTCTTTCCCCTGCTCCCGCCCCACACCGCAGCTGGCCACCGTCGGGTTCGCCGGAGCCGTACGGAGCGACCGGCAGGGGAGCTGGAGCGCGCGGAGAAGGAGGGATCTCAGGATCCGTGCCACTGCAACGGAAGCGGATTACGAAAGGCCGGAGGAGGATGTCGCCGACGATTACTACTCCGTTCTGGGTGTGGTAAGTATACGCCGGAACCTTTGGTTCGCCATTTAGCAATCACTTTAGTttatttaatttggtcaaagaGGAAATAATTAGTTCTTTGGAGTAAACCACTGTGAATAATCGCTAAATTATTTTGTCTTGGTAGCAATAAGTTCGTAATTTTGTTAACATGCTATATaaagttttggggaagaatcaAAATGCTACTTTTACTTCCAAAAAGGGGGGAAATGATTACTTCTTTTCTTTATCTAGGTTCAGATAATACTCCTGATCTTATTTGTCTCTGAGATAGTGAGTTTGCTCCTAATATGGGATTCCTCTACCACCAGATGCCAGATGCAACCCCTGAGGAAATCAAGAAGGCATACTACAGTTGCATGAAAGCGTGCCACCCCGACCTTAGTGGGGACGACCCTGACGTGACTAACTTCTGCATGTTCATCAACGAGGTTTACTCGGTAAGAGCCAGCAGTCAAGTCTTACATTTATGCAgctgcgtttttttttttgcggaatTTTTGCCCTGAAATTTGTCATTGCACTGAACTAACATGGGGACTGGGGTGCGTGAGAGCAGGTGCTGAGCGATCCAGCGCAACGTGCAGTGTATGATGAGATCCATGGGTACACAGCAACAGCAATCAACCCTTTCTTTGATGACAGTGCACCCAAGGATCATGTGTTCGTTGATGAGTTTACCTGCATTGGTATATTGATAGCTCTCTTCTGAATAGAAGATTCTCTTTTGGATCATGAGGAGCATAATTCATTTATCTTTGTGGATGCACACCGCTGCAGGATGTAAAAACTGTGCCAATATCTGCCCTAACGTCTTCCAAATTGAGGAAGATTTTGGGAGGTCAAGGGTCTACTCCCAGTCAGGTAGCACAGAACTAATTCAGGATGCCATTGATAGCTGGTGAGACTTTTAAGTGCTTAAATCTTTTCAGTTGTTAGGTCTTGTAGTTATACACAGCATTATTGAAAGCGTTCTTGCAAGTTATTCAGATTTCAGAACAGATAAGTGAATATGTTGCTTATGTTTTCCAAGTTATGCGTATGCTAATGTTTCTGCTCCAAACTTTCTTCTATTTTCATTCTCAGCCCAGTCGATTGTATCCACTGGACTTCCGCTGCACAACTATCACTCCTCGAGAATGAGATGCGTAGAGTAGAGAGGGTGAATGTAAGTAGACTTTCTGTCAGATGGAACTTTTAATTCTGTGTGGTCTTTGTAGCTTTATTGTCATGTTTGACTCTAGAGCAATTCCTTCGCTTAATATGCATTTCTAGATAAGTGATGTATACTGTATATTGCAGTAATGAATTTATAATTGAAGAATTCTCTGGTGGTATTATCCGATATTCTTCTAGCAGTACATTAATCGAAATTTTAAATCTGAGCAGGTTGGTTTGATGCTTTCTGGTATGGGAGCTTCAGTTGATGTTTTTCGGATGGTAATTATCTCTTTATTCGTGTAGTTTTTTTCTGCTTTGTCTAATTTACCCCATGGCATGCTCTCAAGGTTCCAGTCTCTTGTCATGGATGTAAATTGTAAGAAAAATGGCCTCACAAACTAACTTAATTTCTCTGTAtggaaaaaatcaaaataatatgTTCGTACCATACAATCAATATTGTGGTTACCAAATTGCAATCGTATCAGTAGTATAATTTCTTCTGGACCTCAACACTGTTTGTCTGTCTGTTGTTAAATGTCAACTTATATTGATATATTTTCTATCTGTGGTAGGCAAGTGTTCGCTGGGAAAAGAGGCAAGCAAAAATCTTGGTACTACTCGTTTCTACACCTTATGAAATGATTTTTAAAATACAAAATATAAATGTTTTTAATGTAATTCTGCATATTTTTACAGGAAAAGGTCAGAACACGGATGGTGAACCAAGAGAATTCGGACACAGGCAGGTCTTGGAGCGATATCTGGGGACCCCCACCACGAGATGAAAACAACGGTAATGCTACTAGAttgtcagaactcagaagtaCCCTGATTACTTTGTAGCATTTGAAATTCGCATCGACTTACTGTCTGTGTATCAACTCTTGTATTGTTGAATCTGATTGTTCCTGGTGCGTGCTGTCAGAGGAAGAAGCATCAGAGAGAGCCAAgagggcggctgctgctgctagacGTTGGCGAGAGTTCTCAAGGCGAGGCGCAGACAGGCCTCCAACATACAAACTTCCAGAGGCAGTGGGCAACAAGGATTAGCCCACAGAATAGAGAAACACGTGGCATTATTTGGCGAATTTTGGCTACCTGTACAGTGTCATTGTTTGTAGCTCCCAGCCCACACCCACGCTCCATTTGTAAATCTAGACGTAGTGATGTTGATAACCTGTAGAAGACAAGCACCAAATGTATTATATATACATTCAAGGTGTAATAAAAACAAGTGCACATATATGTACATTCACCGTTGCAGTAAATATATAGTACATTGTAATCAAAGGTCTGTTTCCGCCTTTGTGTGTGGTTGTGCAGATGAATTCCGGGGCAAATTTCCTTTGGCAGCAGCCCCAGCCAGCAGCACATCTGCCAAAGGAGAAGTTGCCCAGCAATGCAGCTGCACATCTGAATCTCACGCTCAGAAACCAATTGGGGCTCCCCGTATGGTATGACTATTTGTCCCGTGTGTGTGCAGGCAGGCACACATGGTATCGATCACTGTGCAGGGGTTCTATTtatcctcctgctgctgctgctgcaagggCACGATGAGCGGATGAGGAACCGAGGATATGCTGTAGAACAATGCCTTGGTCCAGGACTCTAGATGATGCCCACCTATGAGAACAAAGGCAGGCTGACTGCCATGTGCCTTGCCAAGATTAAGGCCTTCTCTGGTCCATATATCATCCTTGGCCTAATTTTTCGTTTAAAAAAAGTAACTGGCAAGAGCTTCGTCAGGCGTACTCTGTCCGTCATGTAATATAATATAAAGCATTCTAGCGATATAATGCATCGTAGGCACATTTGGATAATTGCTCATTTAATTCTTCCTGAAATTGATATGATAAGGGTAGCTGATTGGTGAATCATTACCGTAAATAAATGACTTGTTATCTGATATGCAACTATTATTACTAAAAATAATTTAGAGGTACATGCATTTTTTATACTCTCATAGTATGACATAGCACGATCTTCCAAATTAAACTTTGATCgttaatttatcttatattatattatttatagttataaatttataatcattggagagtacatttgattacaaatccaaccaggtcaaatttacattaaaaaaataaaaaaccatTGGCTAAATTTTTATCAAAAATCGTAAACTTTGAATCTTGGTATGCATGTACGCCTTATAAATACGAACGGAGGAGTATGTCCTGAAATTTCAAGGAAGGAAGTATATTAGTACAGAAGAAGCAACTGAAAAACGACAAAAAGATTACACACCCACATGACCATATCCTTGGCCCCATTTCCTGCCAAAGATCCTCCGTTACGTGCGTAATGCAGACATGCCGTGCTTTAAGCTACACGCCCTCGCGCCGGGGTACGTACGCGCTGGGCAAAGAGCGTGCTGCTGCAGTAGCATGCCATGAAGATGGTCACGCTGGCTTTTGCGGATTATTCCCGGTCCTGATTGCGAGACCACTGCAGCGATCGAGGAGATGGAATCATGGAAAGGCGGCCGATCTATCGACGGCACCAAAGGCGAGCAATGCAGGCCGTAAAGAAGAGCATACATATAGGATATCCGTGAGCATGTTCTCCCCTGCTGCTCTTCTCGATCGGCCTGCTGGGAGAGGGATCGGAGGGACCTCATTGCCCTCCATCATGTTGCGCGCCGCATGACGAACGATGATCAGGCtggtacgccgccgccgctgggacTGGGAGCGGCCGGgaacagcagcagccagcagccgcGCGCCGGTGTACGTGGACGCGCACACGCTGGCTGATGCTGCTAGCTGTCGTGCCAATAGCTGATGGATGGATCGATGCTTGGGCAGgccagccggcggcgcgcgcgcacggTGCTGATCAAGGGGGCGCGCGGACTGGAAGCGATCGGCAGCGCGTGTCAGGGCATGATTGTGCATCGGTCTCGTCCTCTAAATTTCAACACAGTTGGGTTTGCGTGGAATCTGATTTGCTTTACTACTGGTCCGTCTGAGCCTGACCACGATGGACAGGGGCACAGGGCCGGCCGATTGTGCAGCGGACATGCATTTCGATCGGCCGTAAGTCGTGGCAGCTTCAGTCTAAACCGTACTATTCTTTTCGATaatttctcctttctttttttaacaTGGTATATACGAACATATAAGCTCGTATACACAGATACACACTCAGCAACGCCTCACTTTCGAGGAACATGACATGCCCTCgccatttaaaaaataattagcTAAAATCTAAACACCCGTTAAGAATAATTAGCTTGACACGTACGGGAAGAAACTATATGGGCaacacattttattttatttaaccAGTACagttaaaaaaatcataagctagccatcatcatccatcatataTTCATATGTGGCTATGAATGCAGCCAAGTTCATTTTCTTATCATGCTAAAATGGTTTTGACTTGCAAAGAACCTACATGCATCCATACATACctcatgtgtttttttttaaaaaaattgtagataCATGAGGTACTTGTTGGCGCTTTTTCTAGCTAACACACGGGTGCGCTAGATCGTGTGGGTCGTGAACAGACCGAATAGCCAAGATGTTGCACAGGTCGATCAGACCGCAACCCGATCAGACCGGTTTTCTCGGGATTAGCTCGAGCTGGTCGTTCGAGGGGGTAACTACCACACTTACGTGTTGGAGGACGGCTAGGTTTACAAGCAAACCAGCAAAGGGATAACCAACGCACTTACGTGGCGAAGAACGACTAGTTTACAGGCAAACTAACGAAGGCCGTCGAAGCTCTCGCCCGAGAGGGACCCTGTCAAGGCGTGGACGTCGCCGGTATGCCCTAGGTCGACCAGCAAGCCTAGAACGCCATCTATGATCATGGAGAACAGTAGATGAACAGCATGGAGGTTGGAAAAGGATTAGAGTTTAGGAGATAAAAGTAAATTGTAGATTGGTTCGATGGGATGCCCTCAATCGGctgtggccctttatatttatagggtgggaaggTATTGCCCCAGTAGGAGTCAAAGGTTACATaatgttggcgctagaaatcagttaatcgaattcccagcgtcggacacacgacccgggagaatctgcttagctcctgttcgggtgatcgccctggtgcggttcgcgcggcgtgccagccaatctgacctgttgattggcaaggaaataaacgtgtcagttcccaggggttgcgatcagctaaggttccgatctcaagaaagcttatcagcgattcagccgatttgcagtaataaagaaatcggctataatgcagccgattacccggcaacgtttgtaaagaaaactgctgAAGTAATctagacaacgctacagtagcaatactaggaacagatctaatcggctatgtataaaatagattaaataatgaagtacaagaaaagccgaaattatcgattcctagctggataactggtgataagactagaacaacaggtaaaacctagaattctagtaaatatcgataactgatgaataaatctaaacgaaacgacagcgatgcgcccgaagttaaagcttagaatttactcgataagcggaacttacaagatcggccggaggtcaagttgatgcagccccgccaacccgtacgaactcgtgaaaaagaagaaagtattggcgaagtcgcctgcttgaaagtaagaacgaggaaatagtagtttgttgtattgagttgatgatgaatACAGATCtataagggtggctatttatagccccgtacaaacgacttcttatccgactagaactctatccctaagtttaaacagaaaatgaatatttacaagtacgattcgtactattttcacgcgcttcatgggctgaccccttcttcatcttcataatcttttttaagcccacatcggcccaactattccaacctcctaatcggccgatcacctctttggcaagggggtaaccgatcaggacccacatgtcgagggctcagactcatcccgaccctgaggactaaggtcggacgaggcggagatcctcctttagagggtcgggtgcgtccgatcccaaacctcaggggtcgggcgaggcagagatcctcccttggagggttgggcgcgtccgatcccaaaccccaggggtcgggcgaggcgaagatcctcccttggagggtcgggcgcgtccgatcccaagcctcaggggtcgggcgaggtggagatcctcccctggatcaatcggccgatcctcgactatagcatcaattggccgatttccaatcatcgcccttgtatctcgccgcatcttccaatctcttcttctc harbors:
- the LOC117846869 gene encoding uncharacterized protein; protein product: MAPPLLSPPLLAEPLVALPRSFPCSRPTPQLATVGFAGAVRSDRQGSWSARRRRDLRIRATATEADYERPEEDVADDYYSVLGVMPDATPEEIKKAYYSCMKACHPDLSGDDPDVTNFCMFINEVYSVLSDPAQRAVYDEIHGYTATAINPFFDDSAPKDHVFVDEFTCIGCKNCANICPNVFQIEEDFGRSRVYSQSGSTELIQDAIDSCPVDCIHWTSAAQLSLLENEMRRVERVNVGLMLSGMGASVDVFRMASVRWEKRQAKILEKVRTRMVNQENSDTGRSWSDIWGPPPRDENNEEEASERAKRAAAAARRWREFSRRGADRPPTYKLPEAVGNKD